CTGGTACAAAGAGCCTGAGGTTGCAACTGGCTGATTTTATATTCTTCCAGACCTATTAATGAAACTGAGCACaagatttttccttttttaaacgGACCAACATCATGCTAAACCAAAGTGCTATTTAAATATGGAACAATTCTAAACCAAGCAGTTAGGAACAATTCTAAAGTTCTGATGCAATGTTATACAGTCGTCTAGTcgaacctagtcgccatggcACCGATAAGGCGACTAGTCGCGACTAGTCGTCGATTAGGTCGATTAGTCGACCCTAGTCGATCCTAGTCGTCCTATATATCCCACGacatatatgtacatgtatatGTACTTATATACTATATAACAAGCAGGAACACCACAATGACAGTCAGTTTGGTGACACTTGTGAGATTTGATGTTTGAACTGTCCAGAACTCCATATTCTTGTCCCACACAGTACaggctaatggctaatggctaatggctaatggctaatggctaatggtgcaagttatatagttaacctaaccctaatggctaatggctaatggctaatggctaatggctaatggtgCAAGTTATATAGTTAACCTAACCCTAATGGCTAATGGGCCTAATTGAGCCCAGTACAGGCGGCGGGCTGGAGTGCTGGTCTGCTGGACATCTTTTGGTTTTGGCCTGATCGTCCAAGTAGCTAGTcggacgactaatcgcgattaggcgACAATTAGTCGGACGATCAAACATCTGATCGACAAAAGCTAGTCGTTTCACTTATCGAAGCCAGCGGAGCGATAAggtcgactaatcgcgactaatcgcgattagtcggacgactgtATAACATGGTTCTGATGTTCAATTTAATTGCATTTGAAGTTAGGAACAATTCTAACTTCTGAAGTTCACTTTAATTCCTAACTCCACACTCCACAGACATCTTCAGATATCATGAATGCAGTAGTCTGCTGTGTAGTAAGGATTAAACTTGCAGCCGTTTTATACCAGTGTTAGATAGGTAGCTGACCTCCATATAAGATTTTGGATGACGAGGCACCACAGGGGCCACAGGTTCAGTTTCAGGTTCAACCCTATCTATAAAATAAGGTAGGGATGTTATAAATAAAGGATTCAAGAATGATAGTCAAGATTTGAGCTGCATTGGCAAACCTGAACCATCCATACACTTTGTGCCAGCTTTAGTTTCCTGCTGCAGTGAAGAAAAGGCGGTTAGTGGTACTTTAAAATTTCCAGTATAAATACCGGTCATTCCTGATCAATACTACTATGTATACTTTGTGCTGACCTGACTAATCTTGCACGAATGATCAGACACCCCTGTCAAAATGAAGGCAAAATATAACACAATGAAGTTAGATGTGTCATGGACTCATGGTCAAGTCATTTTGTCACGGCCCTGATCGGGGAGACCGTGCAGAATTAGGGGAATTGGGGATTGTGCGGAATAAACGGATGCTGAACTGGACACTTGAGATCGGGCAcgctggcggcggctgcgcccAATCTCAAGGCCCAGAGTTAGATGAGGATCGCTCATGATAATTTTTTCTTGATTCCAAATAGATGCACAACCTCTACTTATATAGAACTAAACCAACCCTTACTCTAATGACCTAATCCCGCCGGTACTACAGTACCCCGGCGCTACAGTAATGGGATGGACTACTATCCCAGCCCAAAGTGCCCATGACACATTTTGGGCTGAACTGAGAAGTTCATTTAGAATCACCGTTCTTTACAGAGAACACAAATGGACAATGAAATATAATGATAGGATCTACAAAAATATCAAACTAAAATTAAACTTGGATATCATAAAAATTATTAACAAATGGAGTCTCTTTCCATACCTTGAGATGTGCAAGTATTTGAGCTCAAAGAATGTGAATATGGGCTCTTTAATTCAACCCCAAAAAAGAGTTTAGAAAACAAAAGAAGTCAGAATAATCAGAGAAGAAAATCAGAGAAAGTAGAAAGTGAGCAGACAAGTCCTTACTTGTAAACGCCGAAATGCTTCATCTATTTCATCCACAGTGAGTCCTTTATTTTCAAGGAAAGATCGCCTCTGTCCGTCTGAAGAGGTTACTACTTTTGGATGTTTCAGAAAACTAACAGCACTCTGAACCAGATCCTCCCTCATCAGCTCAGTGGATCCAACAGCCGcctttccttttcttgtttCCTTCTCCCTTATATCTTGCAAAAGAGTACCATGACTACCTTCAGAGCTTCCTTGGCCTGTATACAGTTCAACAATCAGTTTGACTTCTGTGCAAACCACAACGAAATAGGCATCGCGATCTATAAGTAGGAACAGTGGGCAAGTTTATGCACCATTGTTGTTCTAGTGACGTATTCGTATAGGCTACTAAACTACTAGTTGTTTCTTAAAGCATATGGCCTTAAAAGGGTTCCACTACGACAATAAAAAGTTGATCTTCAAATTCACAAAGGTGCAATGGTGTTTCACAGAACCAGTACTGAATCCACCGAACAGCTTGGTCGATTTAGAAAACGGAGCGCGCAATCGGTAGCCTAACTGAAGCGAACGATGTGGGTGGATCCAATGCTGCTGTGAAAAGGTACACATGCCATCAAATTTTGAAGTGAACCCATCTCTTGGATGTGCAGTAGCTATCAGCAAGCAGTATAAATGGAagaaggtggatcaggtgagttTTCGCCAACAAAAATTACTGAATCTTCGAACAGGCAATCGAACCCTAACGACTGCATCGCTAGAAATTAGCAGACACGAGCTTAAGAGAACAGAAGAAACCCTTTCCAATTCGAACCTGGAGCCTGCCCCTTCGCTTCTTCGGCCACCTCTCCTTCCGTAAACGTAGACGAATCTTCCATCGATCCCGTCGGCGACCTTCCCCCAGCAGCCCAGTCCCCGGGCAGCAAGCGGCAAGTGGGGGATAAAAGATCAGGCAGCAGCTGGACGTGGAAGAGGGggacggggaggaggaagacgaacgCGTACGACCAGTCGTTTAGCCCGATGGGCCTTTCCTGCAACGGTGGGCCTGGATTTCTGGTTTATGGGCTGGGCTTTTTGCGGGACACCTTGACATTACGTCCGTTAGCCCACCAGGAAACTTTTACAGGAGAGCCCACGGATTAGCTTGCAATTACCACCGTCTCGCTAACCTTGAACCCTCCCCCAAGAAGAACAACGAACCAGCGTTAAACCCTCCCGGTCCCCGCTCCACCGCCGCGTCGGCAAGCCGAGTTCGAGATGGGAAAAGCTACTGCGTCGCCGCGGAAGCCGCCGCCAGAGATGCCAAAGGAGCGTAAGGTGCTGGTGCCGCCGCTCTTCGGCTACCCTCCCATCGCAGCGCGCACCAGGTTAATCGCGGAACTCCCACCTCTCCATCCACCCGCTACAACACAATGCACTTTCGTAACCAGGGAGCGGGCTCCAGATTTTTCCGCCCTCATCAGCGGCTTTAAAATTTAACTATCGTAGTTAATTGGGTACCTGCTAAGTAATTGCGCTTGATCGCTCACTTCTACTATTATAAAACCCACCCGTGGATCGATGAAGTTAGACAGGGACACTAACACCGGTTGGTTGTACAGCTATACTTCTCTGTTCTGGTAGCTCTTCCTGATAATGCACATCTCCAAGAAGAGAAATTTTTTCCCCAACCTTATCACGAGATTATACCTTCTCTATTTGCTCTCTTGGTAGGAGGACAGATAGATATCTCTACAATATCCtaacctttgatcctttgtcGTGCTTTACTGAACTGATGTTGGTGGTGAACGCGCAGGATGTCGGTGCCGGCATATGAAGTAATGTTTGGAAAGCTCTCACTGCAAAACCTGTTCGAAGACTATTTCGATCAAGCTGGGAATATGACCTCGAGGATCATGCTGAAGGCCCTGGAAGAAGGCCCTCATGTTGATCTGATTGCTAAGGTATCCTTGCTATTGTTTGTGTTTCTGTCACTTCAGCTTTTCTCAATTGCACGGTTCCTGTCAACGTATGATGCACTTGGTGTTTGTTTCTTATTATTGATGTTTATGTTACTAACATctaatgtcccttttcatgaacTGTTGTTTCGGTAATCATCATTTCATTTTTTACTTGTCATTAGCAAGCATGGTTAGACAGTTACAACATAATCTTGCTTGTATGTTGACCCGAAATGTGGTTTTTACATgtatatttattaaaattataCCCACATGTATATCCGAGTACTACATTGAAATGATGTTTTTGCAATCACACATGTCCCTAAACCCTCTGAATCTcctgaacttttgtattatATGGTTAGTACAAGGAGGATTACTGAATAGTCACACTCTCGTGCCCATTCGTTAAAAGAAGACTAGGAGGATTCGTTCCAATCTGATTACCTTAAGAAGGTTTTTAATTTATAAAACAACTTTTGCCAACCTTAATTTCGCTAGGTATCTTCACAAGCTGATAAAAAATGTGGAAGAGCAAAGGCGGATGCTCTATTCCACTGGCAAAAGTGTGTATTCCATATTTACCAAAACTCTATATATGTACGAAACTTTTATTGCACTCTAACACAAAAACACTTCGTTGAAATCTTTTTCAGAGAATCAGATGATCCCCATACCTTTGTGGACCTTCTTGTGTCGACTTCAAATCCGTATGCATCTTCTAGATAGAACTATATCATTTATCAGCATATATATTATCTATTATGAAGATATATGGACAATATTCTTGTGGCCAATCTCCTGTTTATGCAGTATGTGGCAGCTGCGGTCTTCTGCGTACTATCCTGAGTATGGcattggtgcatttggaacatTGCCTTTACTAATGGGAAACAGGTAGAGTACATATCATGTTTCCGCATGCAAATCATGTGTGGAACTGTTTGCCAGCTTTCCATTAATATTTGTATGTATATCTTGTTGAGGGTTTCTTTCTCCAAATCCGACGGAAGATTATTTTTTGTTGCTTTCTGTTAATTTTAGAATTAACGGGAATGGGGGAGCTATGTTAATCTTTTTTGCAGGGTGCGTTCAGAAGATTCTGGAGTCATGGGTTTAAGATATGGTTCGGAGAATCTATCACTTGGGGCATCTTTTGTGCCATTTCCTTGTATGCATCTATTTACAATTACCATATGGTTTATCCAATCATGATTAAAGATGGCATTCGCCACGTATGTACCCTCTGTAATTCCAAGCCAACTTAATGGCTTTGCATACCCTAATTCATCACGCTGATAATACTTCTGCAGTATCTGGTGAGGTACCATATGGAGCATGGTTGGTTGGGAGAAAAGGGAATTTAAGTGCAGGAGTTCAATACAAACCACTTAGTGAGTGTTAACTTTTTTTTGatgtgaggggggggggggggggagtcccCACCATATATTGGCAGAGCCTCTTGTAGGCTCCTTAAATTCGGAGGGTTCAGCAATAGTTTACaggtgaaaaaaaaatactatgaTCTTGGGGTTTACATATTGGAACAAAACACATGACACCAGGCATCGGCAACTTCTTTGTCTTGTCACGGCAGTCTGTATGACCAAAGGCATGCTTCTTCTTTGCAACTGAGTAGCAGACGTAGGAGGGATGGCTCCTGGCTTCTAAAGACAACATCGTGCCTATGCTTCCAAAGTTGCCAGGCACACAATAGCAGAAAGGTGGAGTAGTGTTGAGCCGGCACGCCGGGGGCCTGTCCAACTTCCAGAGTTGTGATACTGAAGCTTGATGCACACTGATGCCTAGCTTGGCCCAAAATTGAGTGGCAATTGTGCAGTGGAGGATCAAGTGGTCAGGGCTTTCGACAGCTACCCTGCACACCTCACATTCGGCATCATCGACAACGTTTTTGAACCGCAGGTTGGTTTTGCACTGAATCTTTTCCTGAACCAGGAGCCATGCAAAGAAACGAACACGAGGAGGCTCACAGTTTGACCATACAAATTTGTAAAATGGGCATGGTGTATTCTCCTGTAGGCTCATCCTGGCTCTGTAAATCGGCCCAGCGCGGAGGGTACCATCTTTCTCAGCCAGGGGACATTTCCTGCAGTCCGGCATATCTTGTAGCACCACTTCTTCCACTATCTCTTCCAGCATTGCAAGTTCGGCAGTAGCTTTGTGAGAGAGTCTATAGGCAAAATGACCCCTCAGTGGTTGCGAGCACACTTTGGCTACAGATGCATCAGGTTCTTTAGCATGGGTGAAAAGTGCAGGGAAGGTATCTGCTAACTGTCATGTAGGGAGCCAGTGATCTAACCAGAAGGAAGTTCTGCGTCCATCGccaatggtggtggtggtgattgcTCTGTAGATTGGAAGCAAATCTTGGAGGCTTTTCCAGTGCACACCAACACAGTCCCCAGACAAAGGTGCAAGATCAATATGTTTGGTCATCCAGTTCGCCCAAGCTGACTCTCCTGGATGGTGTAAGCGGTGTAGGTGTTTTAGCAGAAGGCACTGGTTGAGCGTTTGCAGGTTTTTGATCTCGAGTCCGCCCAGTTCTTTTGGCAGACAGGTTTGTTCCCAGACAACGAGGCAACGTGAAACGTTTGTTGTTGTATCACCGGACCAGAGGAAGGCTCTTCATTTTTTATCGAGCACATCAATCGTGCCCTGTGGGAGTTGCATGGCAGAGAGGGTGTAGATCAGAGCGCTATCCAGCACAGCATTAACCAGCACTACACGGCCCATGGTGTTAAGAAGGGAAGCTTGCCATCCACCGAGGTATCTATCTGTGCGGTCAATGAGCGGGGCGAAGGCACTCAAGTTGAGCTTGACATTGGACAGAGGCATGCCCAAGTAGGTTTGGGGGAACTGATCTCGTCGGCACCCTAGCGCAGCAAGGTAGCTTGGCATTTCCAGTTCTGGAACATGCATCGGCACGACTGTGCTCTTGTGGAAGTTGATCTTCAGCCCAGTTGCGTTTGCAAATTGATCCAGCAGTTGCTTCAgtctctgcacatcttgattgGCAGCTCGGAGGACGATCAATGTATCGTCCGCGTATTGGATCACGGGACAAGGAAGTGTATCTAATGCTGGGTGCCGCACTGCACCATCTGTCTTGATGAGCCGTTGCAGAATGTCGGCCACGAGCAAGAACAGATATGGGGACAGTGGATCCCCTTGGCGGAGGCCTTTTTTGCAGGCAAACCAGTTGCACGGGCAACCGTTCAGCAGGATGGCTGACTTGGATGTGGTGAGAATGTGTTGGATCCAGGAACACCATGTAGGGGGGAAGCCTCAGCACTGCAAGTTTTTTAGCAAGCTATCCCAGTTCACTGAATCAAAAGCTTTGGCAAAATCCAACTTAAGAACCAGAGTCAGCAGACGTTGTTTATGGCAGTGCTGGACAAGTTCCAGTGCATAGATGAAGTTCTCCGAGATAGAACGGCCTTTGATGAATCCAGTCTGGTCCAGATCAATCAGTTTGGGGATTTCCACTTGGAGTCGCGCAGTGAGGATCTTAGATATGATCTTCATAGGGCAGTTCTGCAGACATATGGGGCGATGATCACCTGGCGTCGTTGCTCCGGGTTTTTTGGGCAGGAGGACAACGAAAGCTTTGTTCACCCTTTCTAGATCCACGGAACCTGCAGCAAAACTTTCCCCGAAGCTCATGACTTTGTCCATAACCGTTTCCCAGGTTGCGGAGTAGAAACTGGGACCGAAGCCATCCGGCCCCGGCGCACTATTCCTGTTCATTTGTTGCACTGCAGCTTTGGCTTCATGCACTGTGAAAGGAGCTGCCAAACCCGCGAGGTCTGGGGCAGCCACGCCCTTGTAGATGTCCTCCAGTCTGAACTGCCAGCTCGTCACGTCGGGAGTGCCCAGAAGTTCAGAGAAATAAGCTGTCAGAGCGGCTGCCTTCGCATCGTGAGCAGTGATCTCACAATCATTGACGCGCAGGGTTTTGATTTGGTTGTGACGGAGGCGGTTTGTTGCATGCGCATGGTGGAAGGCTGTGTTGGCATCGGCTTCTCGGATCGCCTTGAATTTGCCCCTTTGCTTCCAGTAGGCCGCCCACTCCGAATGGCTTGCTGCAAGCGTTCCGTGCATGCCATTCTCAAGAACCTTTCCCCTGTGGACAGAACACGTATCTCTTCGTGCAAGTCAAAGAAGGCGATGATAAATTTGCAGTTCTACATAATTTGTGGAGGCGCGCGCTTACCCCTGGACCATACCTTCGCTGCTTTTCATGATGCCCTAAGCGAGCTCGCGAGGTCCCCGGCGGCATCAATAGAGTGAGGAGCATTGTTCCAGGCAGGGATGATGCATGGGAGGAAATCATTGTGCGTGAGCCACGAGTTCTCGAAACGAAAGGTGTTGGTTTTGGGGATGGATGGGGAAATGTGGACAACCAGCGGAACGTGATCCGAGGTTGCTCTTGTGAGGGAGGTTAGTGTGGTATTTGGGAAGCGCATGCTCATCTCGGGGTTAAGGAAAACCCGATCAAGACGCGCCAGTGTGGGTGTCTCATGCTGGTTGGACTAGGTGAAGACCCAGTCGAGCAAAGGCAGCTCGAGGAGCGCAAGGGAGTGGATAGTGTCGTTGAAGAGCTGAGCGAGGTGGTGATCGACACGGTCGTTGCTCTTGTCAGCACTAGAGCGAATTAGGTTAAAATCCCCGGCAATAACCCAAGGACCACTGACATGAGGAGCGAGCTCCGCAAGATCCTCAAGGAAGGTGGCAGAGTCTCTGTGGTCAGAAGGCGTATAAACGTTTGTCACAGTGAAGCCAATGTTAGTGACAGTAGAAACGAGGACCGTGGTGAGGGTGTGTTTACGGGTGATGAAGCTACTAGGGGACAACGCGTTAGCATCCCAGGCAGTGAGAATACCACCACGGGATCACCTAGCATCCACACAGTGCAGGTCGCGGAAGGTAGTAGGGAGAAAAGAACGCGCTTTTGAGGCCGAGGTAGAGGAGAGCTTCATTTCTTGAAGGCAGATAACAGTGGGGCTAGCGTTCGTAAGAGCGTCCTTGACCACGGCACATTTGTCAGCATCACCTAGACCTCAAACGTTCCAGGATAGAAGTTGAAACACACGGCCGTTTTGATTCATCTGGGCCCGGGACACACCCAGAGGACATATAACATCGCATGCGACTCCTGCCATCCCAGGAGAGCAGCGAACGACTGAAGACGAACTGCGGGAGGCCCATAAGAGTTGCAACTACAGCACGGGAGGGACACAGCACACGCATGTGCAACAAGCCAAGCAGGAAACATGAACACTAGAACTAGACCTACTGACCTATCCGACCGAGAAACGCTACTGCTAACTGAATGTGGCAAAGCAGTCTGCGCGGTGGCATTGTCTGGCATGATCATTCCGCAACGTGCAGCACCTTGCCCAGCTCAGTCGCCGCAGCAGCACTGATCCCCGCGGCTGCAGCAAGCTTGCGCAGGTCCTGTCCTCCAATCGGCCTCTTCTTCCTCAGCAAGCCGTGTTTGTTCACCTGATCCTGAAGATCCCTGGAGCAGGACGTGAGCGTGTTCTTTAGTGCCTTGAGCTGAGTTGCCTTGGCCGCCATCGTGATGAAACATGCAGGTTCTTTGGCTTTCAGGCGCAAGCTGGGGTCGCGGCGTGGAGGGGGCCGTGCGCAAAGCGCTGGCGTGGGGCAGGGTTTGGATTGGCGTGCTCGGGGGAGGCAACAGGTgagggaggtggcggtgggggggggggggtgtcgtCCGCGTGCCAGGTGAGCAGCGGCGTAGAGCAGTGGAGGGGGGCCGGGTGAGGTGGTGTGGTGGGCGGTGGCGTCAGCAGCAGTGTGTTGATGACAAGTGGGAACGTCGGGAGGCGGGCGAGCGGGAAGGCGTTGATGAAGCCGTGGCAAAGGATGGCAGCACCAAGGAAGGATGCGGGGTGGAGGGGCACAGCAGCAGCGGTAGGTGGTGCCGGCGGTGGATGTGGTGGCGCAGGGCCGAGAGGCTGTGGCGGGTGTGGTGGTGCATCTGGCTGCatagcgggcggcggcggtgatggaGGGGCAGCTTGCGGCATGTGTGGTTAACTTATTGTCACAATAGTTGTGCTCTCACTTCTCTTATAATTTGAGGTTCTTAGATTCAGAATACCTGAGTTGCTTTTTATTTAAAAGATATATGCATTAAGGCAAACTTATATTCACATTCCTCATGCTACACTATTCTTCTGAGTTCCTTGTATAGTAGGGAGACTGGGAGAGGGACCTTTTTGTTAAATGCATCCATAAGACTCTGAAGCTTAAGTTGGGTAATAGAAAACTGAATATAGCGAACTGGCTATGACTTAATTTATTCCTCATGCTGTAGGATTATTAATGGTGGAACATCTGTAACATAACCAAAAAGTTCCTCAAGAAATGGATGTGGAGTCATCAGACCTAAAACTCTGAAGCTTATGTAGATAACAGAAGATCAAACACTAGCAGTGAATATTCTTAGTTTCCCAGCTGTGTTGGCTGATTTAGAGGTTGAATAgatggttcatcatttgaataTTAAACCCAGTGAGAGCTGGGAGATTGTACTACTTCATATTAGTATTGGGCTCTGATTGAAATAGAGCAGTAAATAGTCGGCACTAGTTAGCCATCTTGAAAGGTATttcatattttcttgtatttAGTTTTGAAGTTCTCCTGTGTAGCTGGCTGGGGCTTTCCCTTAAAACTTCATTTTGACTCTTTGCATATCCATAAACGAAGGACCAAGTTCAAGTTACCATCAATGACTTATTGTGCCATGGAATATCCACCTAATACTAGGATTTTGCTGTTATAGCTCCACAAAAGCAGATCTCAAATGGTTACAGCATtaaaaattaaacaaattaagTGCTTTAGAAAGGCCACAGCAATAACTAATGGAGCCCGTGTGCCTTCTTTTGGTCTGTTTCCTCTTAAAGCTGGCACCCCCAACGTATGTTTGTAACCCAAAAGGTTATTCgctttctataaaagcagggtgaaacctttttcaaaaaaaaaaaactaatggaGCCTGTGGACAAAGTTTTATTAAGATCTGTGAGCTTTAGCTTTCTTGTGCCATTGAACTGAAGAGTGAAAATGCTTATCAATTCTGAATATATTTCTATCTCTATTTGACTCAAGCTATTTTCCCGAAATATCATCTTTGTGGTTACTTGCACCTAAATGCTTTTCCTGGCACTAGCCTGCCTTCTCCTGTGGTTTTTATTAATTAAGAAATTCTTTTGGGCGTCTACTTTAGTTACTAGCTCTAATGCTCCATTCTGACTATTCTGTAACAGGTGGAAACAAAAATCCTATGCCATTCACAGATCCGGAGAACTGGAATTGTGCAATCAGCTATAGTGTCGGGTCAACTAGCCCACTCAGCCCTTTATCCACTTTTACCCTAGAGCTTGCTAGAAGTACACAGGTTTGCTCTATATGTACTTTTCTTTTTTCAATTAACAAGCTTCACCAGTTTACTACTCTATCTGTTTTAAAATATATGATATTTAGGACAAGCTAATTACCTTCGGCTGCCAACTTGGAACTCTTCCTTTCACCTATTTAGGTTTAC
The nucleotide sequence above comes from Panicum virgatum strain AP13 chromosome 3K, P.virgatum_v5, whole genome shotgun sequence. Encoded proteins:
- the LOC120697750 gene encoding peroxisomal membrane protein PEX14-like isoform X2; protein product: MEDSSTFTEGEVAEEAKGQAPGQGSSEGSHGTLLQDIREKETRKGKAAVGSTELMREDLVQSAVSFLKHPKVVTSSDGQRRSFLENKGLTVDEIDEAFRRLQSPYSHSLSSNTCTSQGVSDHSCKISQETKAGTKCMDGSDRVEPETEPVAPVVPRHPKSYMEIMEMIQRGERPDDIQDINDDPPNPDQPISEPRMAPKPKPWEKQGQESSACGLKLPSSDSSDLRSEVQQDGTDKATKSADTSHQGDSLLQEEVAAGSESPTDYAATS
- the LOC120697750 gene encoding peroxisomal membrane protein PEX14-like isoform X1 — translated: MEDSSTFTEGEVAEEAKGQAPGQGSSEGSHGTLLQDIREKETRKGKAAVGSTELMREDLVQSAVSFLKHPKVVTSSDGQRRSFLENKGLTVDEIDEAFRRLQSPYSHSLSSNTCTSQGVSDHSCKISQQETKAGTKCMDGSDRVEPETEPVAPVVPRHPKSYMEIMEMIQRGERPDDIQDINDDPPNPDQPISEPRMAPKPKPWEKQGQESSACGLKLPSSDSSDLRSEVQQDGTDKATKSADTSHQGDSLLQEEVAAGSESPTDYAATS
- the LOC120697751 gene encoding uncharacterized protein LOC120697751 isoform X1 — encoded protein: MGKATASPRKPPPEMPKERKVLVPPLFGYPPIAARTRMSVPAYEVMFGKLSLQNLFEDYFDQAGNMTSRIMLKALEEGPHVDLIAKVSSQADKKCGRAKADALFHWQKESDDPHTFVDLLVSTSNPMWQLRSSAYYPEYGIGAFGTLPLLMGNRVRSEDSGVMGLRYGSENLSLGASFVPFPLSGEVPYGAWLVGRKGNLSAGVQYKPLSGNKNPMPFTDPENWNCAISYSVGSTSPLSPLSTFTLELARSTQLTTSFYQHMVVVVHRGVRVLSFYLRKEFYCLCMKNRNIFDV
- the LOC120697751 gene encoding uncharacterized protein LOC120697751 isoform X2 → MGKATASPRKPPPEMPKERKVLVPPLFGYPPIAARTRMSVPAYEVMFGKLSLQNLFEDYFDQAGNMTSRIMLKALEEGPHVDLIAKVSSQADKKCGRAKADALFHWQKESDDPHTFVDLLVSTSNPMWQLRSSAYYPEYGIGAFGTLPLLMGNRVRSEDSGVMGLRYGSENLSLGASFVPFPLSGEVPYGAWLVGRKGNLSAGVQYKPLSGNKNPMPFTDPENWNCAISYSVGSTSPLSPLSTFTLELARSTQVYLLAQLNPEMTTICLSWIELKKDSLQEAQHLQKLISR